A region from the Bacteroidia bacterium genome encodes:
- a CDS encoding four helix bundle protein gives MQGNKKNIIVEMSFQFALGIIQFCEELETNKKFIISRQLLKSGTSIGANIREAQNAESKADFIHKMKISAKEVDETIYWLELCKFSKSYPTNEELILQVNNIQMVLSKIIGTAKRNKE, from the coding sequence ATGCAGGGAAATAAAAAGAACATAATCGTTGAAATGTCTTTTCAGTTTGCGCTTGGAATAATTCAATTTTGTGAAGAGTTAGAAACAAATAAAAAGTTTATTATTTCGAGACAGCTACTTAAATCAGGAACTTCAATAGGAGCTAATATTAGAGAAGCACAGAATGCTGAAAGTAAAGCAGATTTTATTCATAAAATGAAAATTTCAGCAAAGGAAGTTGATGAAACTATTTATTGGCTTGAATTGTGCAAGTTTTCAAAAAGCTATCCGACTAATGAAGAATTGATTTTGCAAGTAAATAATATTCAAATGGTTTTGTCAAAAATAATAGGAACTGCAAAAAGAAATAAAGAATAA